In Malus sylvestris chromosome 2, drMalSylv7.2, whole genome shotgun sequence, the genomic stretch GTTAGCACGCAAGGTGAAAACCAGTTGAAGAGATTGAAATTTTTGTTACGAGCTTTCGCAGGTAACTTGTCACCTCTATGTTTCGGTTCAGTTTTGTATGTGATTTATTTGTCTTCTAAAAATTTTGGTAATGTCTTGCAGTTATCCAAATTCCTTTCTTGGCAAAGAAGCAATATGTTCTCGAAGCAAAAGCAAACGACAACATATAATTTCATTGATTCAAGAAGATGATATTTGTATAAGATTTCTATTGACATCTATAGAAGCTACCTGTGTCCTTAAAAATTTAGAACGATGTATTGTTACAAAGGAATCGAAAAATAAAACAGCGTTGAAAGTGCGTGTATTCCTCTAAAACTTCGAAACAAACTACCTAAATCCTATGAAACCTAAATCTTCTGTTGATTCAAATTATACATCTAAAGGCCGTTGAGGCTGTGGGGACCTTTTCTCTCTGTTGGCAAACCAGTGGACTGTTCTTCTGGCAATCGGCAACCAAAGCCGCCTCATTCTTTCCTCCTTTGCATTGTTTTCAAGCAGAGAAAGCTCTCTAGTCCTGTTCTTAGAACCCAAATTCCCAAATCTCGAAAGACCAGTGATTTCGGACATGGATCTTTTCTCGCCTTGATTCACAGAACTTGAGGCATGAGCTGACGTCTCTATGCTAACTGAAGCAGAAGGAACCAAAGCTGAACTATGTTTGCTCATTGTACTAAATTTGTCCTCAAACAATCTCTtcatctccatctcctccctaATCTTCACAATCTCCTGATTTCCTGTTGCTTTCGCGGGCGAAAACTGCTCATCATTTAAATCTCTGAAAGAGAACCTATCGCTTGACATCGTGTCAAGCATCTCAGAATTCAAGAACAGGAGGTCAGAGGAACTCACATTGCTCCATCTGTTCTTAAACTCAAGATCCGAAACAACAATTTTGTGCTTGTGCTTGTGCAGGACTTTCTGACCCTCCTCTGTCACATCAGCAACTCCTTGGATCAACAGTTCCTTATCAATCGCATTTTCAACTATTCGAAAGCTGCTTCCTACACTGAATCTTGAAGAACCGCTGTGATCCTCCTCTCTCTGAACAAAGAGCTCTATGTTCGAGTCCTGGCGGCGCTCTGATTGATTAATCCACCTCATGCTGTTTGAGTAGGTAATGGAAGTTAAGTCCTCAGAACTAACCCTGTGCCTGCAGAGAGGACAGCTTGAGTGCTTTTCAAGCCAGTAATCAATGCAGCTGATGTGAAAAGCATGTTTGCATTTGGGAAGCAGCCTGAGGATTTCAATATCTTCGAATTTCGACAGGCAGACTGCGCATTCGAGGCCTTCTTTCGACCCTTTCAgtgaagaaaatttgaaaaagggaAGGGCCTCAATCACTGTCTTGTCAATACCGGAAAATCGAGCGCTTGCGGTGACAAATCCTGTTGACTGGAGATGGTTGTTTCCTACCACATAAGCTCTTCTGTGGCAGAATTTCACATATACAAGGAGGACAAAAGTCAGTAAAAAGAAGATTGCTAGAACTCCAATCACCAAAGCAACACTTGGTTGAAAATTTAGTTGTTCATCAGTAGAATATGCTATGCCTGTAGGTTGTGCTTCTGCATGGAACACCAGAAAATTCAGAAGCAAAAAACCAATCAAACTTGAATGAAACattggaaatttgaaattttgagactGACCCAAAATTCTAATCATCTTTGGAAGCTAAAAGGAactataaatatacatatatatatgtatgtatgtgtatgtgaatatatatagatatatggtTGTCGAGGAGTTGAGGTTTCGGGGAAAAGGGTGGAAATGTCTGTTCCAGGAAGGGTATGTATCAATCTGGTTTTGTGATGTGTCAGTTTTCTGTGTTACTTCTTGGGTTGTTCATGTCTGTCTAATTTGATAAAACCATTTTTATAGTATTggagtttattaattattaattattaagaTAATTGAGGGTTGAGCATGTAAACAAATTTGCTTCTTATGTCAGGCTACATTATTATATAAGCACCACCTGCAACATGACATCAATTATGTTAAGATA encodes the following:
- the LOC126595883 gene encoding E3 ubiquitin-protein ligase ATL42-like; protein product: MIRILEAQPTGIAYSTDEQLNFQPSVALVIGVLAIFFLLTFVLLVYVKFCHRRAYVVGNNHLQSTGFVTASARFSGIDKTVIEALPFFKFSSLKGSKEGLECAVCLSKFEDIEILRLLPKCKHAFHISCIDYWLEKHSSCPLCRHRVSSEDLTSITYSNSMRWINQSERRQDSNIELFVQREEDHSGSSRFSVGSSFRIVENAIDKELLIQGVADVTEEGQKVLHKHKHKIVVSDLEFKNRWSNVSSSDLLFLNSEMLDTMSSDRFSFRDLNDEQFSPAKATGNQEIVKIREEMEMKRLFEDKFSTMSKHSSALVPSASVSIETSAHASSSVNQGEKRSMSEITGLSRFGNLGSKNRTRELSLLENNAKEERMRRLWLPIARRTVHWFANREKRSPQPQRPLDV